CTTCGTGGTGAGCGGGCATGACGCGGTGTATGTCTACGAGCCCTGGGTGCGCGCCACCTTGACCGGTCCGCTGACACTGCGGCACGGACATTTCACGTTTGTCGCCAGCTTGGTCGCCGAGGAAGCTGGCATCACCGTCCACTCCGCTCCCGGCCAGGAACTGGGCGGTTACGCCCCCAAAGGCACCAACGATTGCGATCACTGCAACGTCGCCCGGTCCCGCACACGGCTGTACCTGGTGCGCGATGAGCGGGACCGCTCAATCGTCCAGTTGGGGCACTCCTGCATCGAGCTCTACACCGGTATCGCCCCGAAAGGGCTGTGGGCGTTGACTTTCGACGAGGATCTAGCGGGCTTCACGCGCGACGATCTCGACGGCGGATTCGGTCCGCGCTCCTACGGCGCTTCGGTCGACCTGGTGCTGGCGTATGCCTTCGCCCACTCGGACAAGGGCCGCGCCTACGTCCCCTCATCGGGCTTCGGGGTCTCGACGGTCTCGCAGGTCCGCACCAGCCTGTTCTCCGATATCAACCGGCTCAAGGAAGCCGACCGCGCCTACTACATCGCCAAGGGCGCCGAGGCGGCTACCTACCTCGCCGACACGGGTTTGATCGCCGCGATCAAGGCTGCCGTCACCGAGACCGCAGAAGATAGCGATTACGGACGCAACCTGCGGATCGTCCTGGCCGGCGACCATGTGTCCGGCCGCAACGTGGGCATCCTGGCGTCCCTGGTCAAGGTCTACGCCCGCCAGCAGCAGCTCGAAGCCGAACGCAAGGCACACCCAGTCGTGGCCGGCTTCATCGGCGAGGTCGGCGAGCGGGTCCGGGACATCTCAGCGACCGCCAAGACGGTTGTGTACTCCGAAGGCGACTACGGCATGAAGACGTTCCTGGTCGCCATCACCGACTACGGGCACACCGTGGTGTGGAATGCCAGCAAGGCGCTCGACATCGAGGTCGGTGACACGTTCACAATGGGCGCGGCCACCGTCAAGGCGCACGAGAACTACCACGGCGTCGACCAGAGCGTGATCACGCGTCCGTCGAAACTCGCAATCAGCCCCACCGCAGCACCGTCGCTGGCATCAGGCTGACATAGGTATCAAATCCGGTACAACGCAACGTTCATCGGAGATTGCGGGAACATAGTGCGCGCGAATGCAGACGACCTCCTCTGCGATGGAACGTGTTCGGATTTTCGGTACTTCGACGATGAGTGGAGCATCTGGATCTGCTCGCTCTGCGACCGACCACTGGCGGTCACCGATGCCGAACCGAGCCGCAAGCTGACAGAAGAAAGGGCGAGATGAAGTACACCGTGGTCATGGTCGCGGGCGCGACAATCGTGGTCGACGTGGAGGCCGACAGTCCCGACGCAGCTCGCGAGCGAGCCTGCGAAGAAGCCTATGCGTCGCTGTGTCACCAGTGCGCGCATGACGTCACCCTTGGCGATGAATGGGAGCCAATCCAAGTAACCGATGCCGCGGGCGAAGTCCTCTGGCACGACCCGACATAAGCACCGAACCGGCAAGAAGGCGAGGACACGACATGCCTAGCAACTACCCCACCGTCGAAGAGCTGGTGGCAGAAGGCGTCCCAAGAAACGTCGCAGTGCTAATCCAGCCATTCCTCAACAGGTGGGCCAGCGAAGTCGGCGACCTGTCACGGGGCATACGGTCGACCCTCGCCCGACAGGAATAACTGCGCCTATTGGCCATAGCTGAGATAAGGTCGGCGTCCCAGGGCGCGCCCTGCTGGTGGTTTCAGTAGTGGTAGCGAGCCTTGAGGATCTTTATCTCCTCGTCGTTGGCGCGATATACGAGGCGGTGCTCGTCGTCGATCCGCCGCGACCAATACCCGGACAGCTCGCCTTTGAGGGGCTCTGGTTTTCCGATGCCCGTGAACGGATCGCGCTGAATCTCGCTGAGGAGTCGGGTGATTCGCCGGGCCATCTTTCGGTCGGATGCCAACCAGAACAGGAAGTCGTCCCAGGCATCCGGATCGAAGTTGATGTTCCTCACGCCTCTCCGCCGGCCATCTCCTGCAGTTCGCGAATCGTTGTGGTGTGCTCGGCCGACGCAGCATGGCCGGTCTTATCACGTGCGACGGCATCCATGAGTCGGCGCGCATTCTCTGGCGAGCGCAGAAGGTAGACGGTTTCCATCCAAGCGTCGTAGTCGTCGGCCGACATGAGCACGGCGTCCCCTGCCTTGGAGGTGATGCGGACAGGTTCGTGGTCGTTGTTTACCTGTTCGAGGAGCGGAAAGAGGCGCTGACGCGCTTCGCTGGCGCTGATTGCCATGTTCAAACCACCTTGAGCGAGTCGTACAGGGATATCGTACCGCTATTGTACGGTACTCCCGTACTGGTGGTATCCAGGCGGCTGTGAGTGCGTCCTAGTTCCTCGCGTGCATGGCATGGCCGAGTTTCATGACATTTTCATCTGTGATGCGCATCGCCGATGGGGTTAATGCCCTGCGCGTATACGCCTATTTGGCGACGGGGCACGGGTAGTTTGAACGCGAAATATTTCACCTCCGCACCTATACGATCTCCACAGTCTGTCCGCGGCTGATCAGCGGGCTTCCCTGGCGCCGGCCCGCTTAGGACCGAGGTCATGGTTCAGACGCTGCATGCCAGCCACACCGGGAGTTTGTACCTGACCCAGCTGTACGGGATCGCCGACCTCGCGGACCTCGTCCGTGAGCACCGTCTGGAAAGTCTCACCAGTGCTGACGGGCGAATTGTCTTTTGGTTCAGCGCTCACCGAACCATCCGGCTGGTGAACCGCCAGGCGGTCAAATTCCTGCTTTCCACGAAAAATTTCACAGCGCGACAAGTGCCGTTGCTGCTCGGCAATGTTGTGCTGTCTGGCCGCGACGCCAGTGGCGGTCTGGCGGATCTCACCGATGAGCAGGTGCGTTGGCTGGTCGACATGGAACTCGGCGTCCGCGACGACTGGGTACTGGGCAGGCGGTTCGCCGAATACGGGCGCCAGCAGCGGCGGCGCTCCCGGGACGAAGAGGCGGCGCGCTGGGCGGCCCTATTGCAGCCGCCGTCATGAGCGCACAGCTCCCCCCGGAATTCATGTCTGATGGTGCATCTGCGGTCTGGGAGACTGGACACATGACCGCGCTGAGTCCTTTCGATGGCGGCCGCCACTTGGCCCATCTCATGACCGATGTCGGCGTAGTTGGTATCCCGCGCTGGTCCGGTCAGTCCTCCACCGCCGTCGAGCTGCTTCCCGTCACCTACGAGGGTGTGACGTCTTGCCCTGTCGACGTCCATCTCGTGGACTACGACCTGACGGTTCGCGCACCGCTGGATTGCCTTGCGCACCTTCATGAGTGCTCTGAGGCCAGTTGTCTACAGGTGTGGCGGCGCGCCTTGCGGCGGGCCAATCGCAGGCGTGGGCCCGGTCCGGATTTTTCGTTGTTCTGGTGGGATCGTGACGGTCCTGGATCGGCGGTCCTCACCCACTACGCGGACATCACTGCGCTCGAATACCCAACACGACGGGCATGGACGGTGATGTCGTTGACATCGTGGAACATCGCGGACTGGCGAATCATCAACGGCCACACGTCATCTGCCGCATCCGCCGACACGCCGCGTGTGTAAGGCCCGGCAGGTCACCAATCCCACGGTCGCCGGATCGGCTCCAACGTGGGGTCGTCGCGCTCAAGCCTGACCCGGATCTTCTCCAACAGATCTGCCGTCGCCGGGTAGAGCCCGGGCTGGCGCCAGGCATCGTCGAGCGACCCCAACGGCACGCGGCGGCGGCCGTCCAGATCGGGATGATCCGGCGGATACATCTGGTGCGCACGGCATTTCTCATTGATCGCGACGGTGATTCCGTCGGCGCTGGGAAGCAGGAAATGTATTGGGTACCACCGGCCGAGCCACCGGAAATCCTCATCGTCGTAGCCCCACGCCCGCGCGAACGGCGGCGCCAGGAGATGCCCGTCTTTGGCGTACTTGGCAGATCCGTCCGGCCACACGTAGTCGGGTGACAATACTTCGACGATCTGGCGGGCGGTCGGCAACTCGGACTCGCTCACCACTTCGACGGACACCGATTTGACTGGGCCGCGGAATCGGACACCGAGGTTCGGAAAATCCGGATCCACCTCCGCCGCCAGACCGCCGGGATCGACCTCGCACACCGCCTGGCCTCCACCAAGTGTGCTGAACGCCAATGCCACGTCCCAGGACGTGCTGGCGTACACGTACTCCCGGCACTCCAGGGGCGCGTTAGGCCGCGCCGGCAGCCCCCGCATCGCGGCTGTTTCAATCTTGCGGACCGCGAACGGCGCGGGGCATGCGCCGAGGCCGTGCCAATACCTGACGCGGCCCCTCGGCTTTTTCATGGGCCTATCCCCGCCTCTGATAGAGCGTCTGCGGGCAGGCGCTGCCAGGCGGGGACGTCACGGTAGGCGACGAACAACTCCGCGTCACCGGGCTCGCTCTCCTGTTCCAGCTTGGTCATCTCGGCGATCGCACCCGGAAGCCACGCCGTTTCTTGCCCGATCACACGCAGATCACCTTCCGGTCCGAAATATCCTGGTACGTAGAGGCGTGTCGCAGTGGTCATCGTTGGTCCTTCTTGTTGGCGCTGTGGTCGTTGACGACGCGGATCCCCCACCGGCGGGTGGGGTCTAGGTGCCGCAAGGGTGTCTGGTTGAACACGCGCCGTGCGATCGGGTTGGGCCAGCTGTGATGCTTGTAGGCGTACATCCAGTGCCCAGCCAGCCATAACGTGAGTCCACCGACGAACGCTGCGAAACATGTTGCGGCGGAACCCAATTGGTTGTGGGTGCCGTAGACCACCATGCCCACCAAACCCAGTAGTGCGAAGAACAGGCCGAAGAGGCGGGCGATGATCGAGCCGAACAGCCCCGCGGCCAGTGCGACGACGACGGCGCCGGCGAGGTAGGCGAAGATCATTTTTCAATCATCACCCAAGGTCGGTGGATCAGGGCGCACCTGTTTGTAGCGGGTCAGTTCTCGCCGGGTTGGCCGGGGAAGGCGGGTCGGTGGGAGGGCCGCACGCTGATGTCGGGTCCACGGGTCTGTGGTGTCGTCACGTTCGGGCGCTCCGGGCTCGGGGTGCGCGGGTAGTAGGTGCGTGGGTAATTCGGCTGCGCCGGCGGCGGCTCCTCGCTCGGCGGAGGCGGCGGGGGTGGGGGCGGTGGTGCGCTGGTCACCGGCGTCGTAGTGGTCGTCGGGGATGTCGGCGTCGGCGGCGCCGGTGCGGGATTGTCGCGGGCGGCCGGTTCGCGGGTCATCAAGATCATGACCGCAGTGATGAGGGCGAGCAGGGCCACGAGGATGACAGCCAGGATGGCCGTTGTTCGGCGATTCGGGGACCAGGATGTCCGCGACGAGCGGACCGCGGTGGTGAGGCCGATGTCGGTGGCCCACGGGTCGGGGTTAGTGGCTGTCGGTGCCCAGGCGGCGGGGTCGGGAGGGGTGGATCCTCTCCAGAGGTCGGGGTCGGTGGCCGGGTCCGGGTCGCGAATCAGTGGGGGCCGTGACGGCGTGTCGCTGGTGCGGGGACGTGAAGGGGAATCGACTGGTCTTTCCACCTGCCCCTACCTGTAGCCGTCATGCCACTTTGACGCCATAATTGTGGCATGGCGCGCGTGCGACTGTCCACGACAGTGGATGCCGACCTGATCGGTGCTGCCCGGCACTTACGCCCTGGTACGAAAGACGCACCGTTGGTGGACGAGGCCCTGCGGGCACTGTTGGCGGTACATCGTGCTGCCGAGATCGACATCAGCTACGGCGTTTATGACCAGCAGCCTCTCGACCAGCCCGACGAGTGGGGCGATCTTGCTTCGTGGCGGCGCGCCGCCGGTGCATCGTGACCGGCTTGCCCGGCCACGGTGAGGTGTGGTGGTGCGAGCTGGCGGGTATTGGTCGGCGTCCGGTGGTCGTTCTGTCACGTGACGCCGCGATCCCCAGGCTTCGTCGTGCGCTGGTCGCGCCGTGCACGACGACGTTTAGAGGATTGGCCAGCGAAGTTGTTC
This Mycobacterium sp. HUMS_12744610 DNA region includes the following protein-coding sequences:
- a CDS encoding antitoxin MazE5, encoding MARVRLSTTVDADLIGAARHLRPGTKDAPLVDEALRALLAVHRAAEIDISYGVYDQQPLDQPDEWGDLASWRRAAGAS
- a CDS encoding Txe/YoeB family addiction module toxin, translating into MRNINFDPDAWDDFLFWLASDRKMARRITRLLSEIQRDPFTGIGKPEPLKGELSGYWSRRIDDEHRLVYRANDEEIKILKARYHY
- a CDS encoding type II toxin-antitoxin system Phd/YefM family antitoxin: MAISASEARQRLFPLLEQVNNDHEPVRITSKAGDAVLMSADDYDAWMETVYLLRSPENARRLMDAVARDKTGHAASAEHTTTIRELQEMAGGEA